In a single window of the Atlantibacter hermannii genome:
- the glnK gene encoding glutamine synthetase, whose amino-acid sequence MKLVTVVIKPFKLEDVREALSSIGIQGLTVTEVKGFGRQKGHAELYRGAEYSVNFLPKVKIDVAIADDQLEEVIDVISKAAWTGKIGDGKIFVAELQRVIRIRTGEADEAAL is encoded by the coding sequence ATGAAACTGGTTACTGTGGTAATCAAACCATTCAAACTTGAAGACGTGCGTGAAGCGCTCTCTTCCATTGGGATTCAGGGGCTTACTGTCACTGAGGTAAAAGGCTTTGGGCGTCAGAAAGGGCATGCCGAACTCTATCGCGGCGCGGAATACAGCGTCAATTTTCTGCCGAAAGTGAAAATTGATGTTGCCATCGCCGACGATCAGCTCGAAGAGGTGATCGACGTGATCAGCAAGGCAGCCTGGACCGGGAAAATCGGCGACGGAAAAATCTTTGTTGCGGAACTGCAACGCGTCATTCGTATTCGTACCGGCGAAGCCGACGAAGCGGCACTGTAA
- a CDS encoding putative lipoprotein, producing MKLVHMLSGLAVAVALAGCAQQKSADIAVPAPSPNTSAVNAQPVIQQPNVSGTVWIRQKVALPPNAVLTVTLADASMADAPV from the coding sequence ATGAAACTCGTGCACATGTTAAGTGGTTTAGCGGTTGCGGTTGCTCTTGCAGGTTGCGCACAGCAAAAGAGCGCAGATATTGCTGTCCCGGCACCAAGCCCCAATACCTCCGCAGTTAACGCTCAGCCTGTAATACAGCAGCCAAATGTCTCTGGTACGGTGTGGATCCGTCAGAAAGTGGCCCTGCCGCCGAACGCCGTTCTGACCGTGACGCTGGCTGACGCATCCATGGCCGACGCCCCCGTCTAA
- the mdlA_2 gene encoding ABC transporter ATP-binding protein/permease codes for MRLFAQLRWYFFREWRRYLGAVCLLIIIAILQLIPPRVVGIIVDGVTQNHFTPGQIFQWLGLMVAVAVIVYLLRYVWRVLLFGASYQLAVELREDFYRQLSRQHPEFYLRHRTGDLMARATNDVDRVVFAAGEGVLTLVDSLVMGCVVLVVMSTQISWQLTLLALLPMPVMALVIKRYGDQLHSRFKAAQAAFSSLNDRTQESLTSIRMIKAFGLEDRQSGLFAGDARDTGLKNLRVARVDARFDPTIYIAIGMANMLAIGGGSWMVMNGTLTLGQLTSFMMYLGLMIWPMLALAWMFNIVERGSAAYSRIRAMLAEAPVVNDGELPVPDGRGTLNVAIREFTWPQASKPTLKNINLTLKPGQMLGICGPTGAGKSTVLSLIQRHFDVTLGEIRFHDLPLTALQLDSWRSRLAVVNQTPFLFSDTVASNIALGRPGATQQEIEHVAKLACVHDDILRLPQGYDTEVGERGVMLSGGQKQRISIARALLLNAEILILDDALSAVDGRTEHQILHNLHHWGEGRTVIISAHRLSALTEADEIVVLQQGHISQRGEHDALASQPGWYRDMYRYQQIEAALDDAPEEEEAANA; via the coding sequence GTGCGATTATTTGCTCAATTACGCTGGTATTTCTTCCGGGAATGGCGACGCTATCTCGGTGCAGTATGCCTGCTGATTATCATCGCGATCCTTCAGCTTATCCCGCCCCGCGTGGTCGGCATCATTGTGGACGGCGTCACCCAAAACCACTTTACTCCAGGCCAGATTTTCCAGTGGCTTGGACTGATGGTCGCGGTGGCGGTGATCGTCTACCTGTTGCGCTATGTCTGGCGCGTCCTGCTGTTTGGGGCGTCCTACCAGTTAGCGGTAGAACTGCGCGAAGATTTTTATCGCCAGCTCAGCCGCCAGCATCCTGAATTCTATTTACGCCACCGTACCGGGGACTTGATGGCGCGCGCCACGAATGACGTGGATCGCGTGGTGTTCGCCGCCGGGGAAGGGGTGTTGACGCTGGTGGATTCGCTGGTGATGGGGTGCGTCGTACTGGTGGTGATGAGCACCCAAATCAGTTGGCAACTCACGCTGCTGGCGTTGCTGCCGATGCCGGTAATGGCGCTGGTCATTAAGCGTTACGGTGACCAGCTCCACAGCCGCTTTAAAGCGGCGCAGGCGGCGTTTTCATCATTAAACGATCGCACCCAGGAGAGCTTAACCAGCATCCGCATGATCAAAGCCTTCGGTCTCGAAGACCGTCAGTCGGGCCTTTTCGCCGGGGACGCACGCGACACGGGATTGAAAAACCTGCGTGTCGCCCGTGTCGACGCGCGCTTCGATCCCACTATCTATATCGCCATTGGGATGGCGAATATGCTGGCGATCGGCGGCGGCAGTTGGATGGTCATGAATGGCACCCTGACGCTGGGGCAACTCACCAGTTTTATGATGTATCTGGGTTTGATGATTTGGCCTATGTTGGCGCTGGCGTGGATGTTCAATATCGTGGAGCGTGGCAGCGCAGCCTACAGCCGAATTCGTGCCATGCTGGCCGAAGCGCCTGTGGTGAACGACGGTGAACTGCCTGTACCTGATGGCCGCGGTACGCTGAACGTGGCAATCCGCGAATTTACCTGGCCGCAGGCGTCAAAACCGACGCTGAAAAACATCAATCTCACCCTCAAGCCTGGTCAGATGTTAGGCATATGTGGCCCGACGGGCGCGGGAAAAAGCACCGTGCTGTCGCTGATTCAGCGTCACTTTGATGTGACGCTGGGAGAGATCCGCTTTCACGATCTTCCCCTGACCGCGTTACAGCTCGATTCGTGGCGCAGCCGTCTGGCGGTGGTTAATCAAACGCCGTTTTTATTTTCTGACACCGTGGCGAGCAATATCGCGCTTGGCCGTCCCGGCGCGACGCAGCAAGAGATCGAGCATGTGGCGAAGCTGGCCTGCGTTCACGATGATATTTTACGTTTGCCCCAGGGGTACGACACCGAAGTCGGGGAGCGCGGCGTCATGCTTTCCGGCGGTCAGAAACAGCGAATTTCCATTGCGCGGGCGCTGTTGCTGAACGCTGAAATTTTGATTCTGGACGATGCGCTGTCTGCGGTGGACGGGCGCACCGAGCATCAGATCCTTCATAACCTGCATCACTGGGGAGAAGGGCGGACGGTGATCATCAGCGCGCATCGTCTGTCTGCGCTGACGGAGGCGGATGAGATCGTAGTGTTGCAACAGGGCCATATTTCACAGCGCGGCGAACATGACGCGCTGGCGAGCCAGCCGGGCTGGTATCGCGATATGTATCGCTATCAGCAGATCGAAGCGGCGCTGGATGACGCGCCGGAAGAAGAGGAGGCGGCGAATGCATAA
- the amtB gene encoding ammonia channel precursor (ammonia transporter), with translation MLLPGLAAAAPAVADKADNAFMMICTALVLFMTIPGLALFYGGLIRSKNVLSMLTQVSVSFALVCVLWVVYGYSLAFGTGGSFFGNFNWIMLKGIAITDVMGSFYQYIHVAFQGSFACITVGLIVGAIAERIRFSAVVIFVVVWLTLSYIPIAHMVWGGGLLGTHGALDFAGGTVVHINAAVAGLVGAYLVGKRVGFGKEAFKPHNLPMVFTGTAILYFGWFGFNAGSASAANEIAGLAFVNTVVATAAAILAWVFGEWAVRGKPSLLGACSGAIAGLVGVTPACGYIGVGGALIVGIAAGLAGLWGVTMLKRWLRVDDPCDVFGVHGVCGIVGCILTGIFASSSLGGVGFAEGVTMGHQVLVQLESIAVTVVWSGVVAFVAYKLADLTVGLRVPEEQEREGLDVNSHGENAYNS, from the coding sequence GTGCTGCTGCCGGGTTTGGCCGCCGCGGCGCCGGCTGTAGCGGATAAAGCCGACAACGCCTTTATGATGATTTGCACCGCACTGGTGCTGTTTATGACTATCCCTGGCCTGGCGCTGTTTTATGGCGGGTTGATCCGCTCTAAAAACGTGCTGTCCATGCTTACTCAGGTATCGGTTTCCTTCGCGCTGGTTTGCGTACTGTGGGTGGTTTACGGTTATTCCCTGGCGTTCGGTACCGGCGGTTCGTTCTTCGGTAACTTCAACTGGATCATGCTGAAAGGCATCGCGATCACGGACGTGATGGGCTCGTTCTACCAGTACATTCATGTTGCCTTCCAGGGCTCATTCGCCTGCATCACCGTTGGGCTGATTGTTGGCGCGATTGCCGAACGTATCCGTTTCTCCGCCGTGGTGATTTTCGTGGTGGTATGGCTGACGCTTTCTTATATTCCGATTGCGCACATGGTGTGGGGCGGTGGCTTGCTGGGAACGCACGGCGCGCTGGACTTCGCTGGTGGTACCGTGGTGCATATCAACGCCGCTGTGGCAGGCCTGGTGGGCGCTTACCTGGTGGGTAAACGTGTCGGTTTCGGTAAAGAAGCGTTCAAACCGCATAACCTGCCAATGGTCTTCACCGGTACGGCGATCCTGTATTTTGGCTGGTTTGGTTTCAACGCCGGTTCTGCCAGCGCTGCTAACGAAATCGCGGGCCTGGCTTTCGTGAATACCGTTGTCGCGACTGCGGCTGCGATTCTGGCCTGGGTCTTCGGCGAATGGGCGGTGCGTGGTAAGCCCTCACTACTGGGCGCCTGTTCCGGTGCGATTGCCGGTCTGGTGGGCGTTACCCCGGCATGCGGTTACATTGGCGTCGGCGGCGCACTGATTGTTGGTATCGCGGCGGGTCTGGCAGGTTTGTGGGGCGTCACCATGCTGAAACGCTGGCTGCGTGTGGATGACCCGTGCGATGTGTTCGGCGTGCATGGCGTGTGCGGCATCGTTGGCTGTATCCTGACCGGGATTTTCGCCTCATCCTCCCTGGGCGGCGTCGGCTTTGCGGAAGGCGTGACCATGGGCCATCAGGTTCTGGTGCAGCTGGAAAGCATCGCGGTAACGGTAGTGTGGTCCGGTGTTGTGGCTTTCGTGGCCTATAAGCTGGCTGATTTAACTGTCGGGCTGCGTGTACCGGAAGAACAAGAGCGCGAAGGTCTGGATGTGAACAGTCACGGCGAGAACGCTTACAACTCTTAA
- the rpmE2 gene encoding 50S ribosomal protein L31, protein MKDNIHPHYRTVVFHDTSANEYFMVGSTIKTDREIERDGVVYPYVTIEVSSASHPYYTGKQKTFTTEGSAARFQQRFGRFFKDKKA, encoded by the coding sequence ATGAAAGACAATATTCATCCGCATTACCGCACGGTGGTGTTTCATGATACCAGCGCTAATGAATACTTTATGGTGGGGTCGACGATTAAAACCGATCGAGAAATTGAGCGGGACGGGGTGGTTTATCCTTATGTCACGATTGAGGTCTCTTCCGCGTCGCATCCTTACTACACCGGGAAACAAAAAACCTTTACGACGGAAGGAAGCGCAGCACGCTTCCAGCAGCGTTTTGGTCGATTTTTTAAAGATAAAAAGGCGTAG
- a CDS encoding putative lipoprotein has product MIAQKAVRTEGKQPPYSFVLPFDPAQIQPNARILLSAAITVDDKMMFVTDTVKPAVNQGGTKIDLTLVPVEGKAIPLSEHGGAQTTVPSTSPTQVTPSSAVPAPTTY; this is encoded by the coding sequence GTGATTGCCCAGAAAGCGGTGCGTACGGAAGGCAAACAGCCGCCGTACAGCTTCGTATTGCCGTTTGACCCGGCGCAGATTCAGCCTAATGCCCGAATCCTGCTGAGCGCCGCGATTACTGTCGATGACAAGATGATGTTTGTAACCGATACGGTTAAACCGGCGGTAAATCAGGGCGGCACGAAAATCGACCTGACGCTGGTGCCGGTTGAAGGTAAGGCTATTCCGCTCTCTGAACATGGCGGCGCGCAAACTACCGTACCATCAACATCACCGACCCAGGTCACACCGTCTTCCGCCGTTCCGGCACCGACCACGTACTAA
- the hha gene encoding hemolysin expression-modulating protein yields the protein MSEKPLTKTDYLMRLRRCQTIDTLERVIEKNKYELSDNELAVFYSAADHRLAELTMNKLYDKIPSSVWKFIR from the coding sequence ATGTCAGAAAAACCCTTAACGAAAACTGATTATTTAATGCGTCTACGACGCTGCCAGACTATTGATACGCTTGAAAGAGTCATTGAAAAAAATAAATACGAATTATCGGATAACGAATTGGCGGTATTTTATTCAGCGGCCGATCACCGTCTTGCCGAGCTCACAATGAATAAGCTTTACGATAAAATACCATCGTCTGTGTGGAAATTTATTCGTTAA
- the mdlB gene encoding multidrug ABC transporter ATP-binding protein, producing MHKPAQLWPTLKRLLGYGRPWRKPLSMAVVMLWVAAAAEVSGPALISYFIDNMVAKNYMPLGLIAGLASAYILLQLLAAGLHYWQSLLFNQAAVGVVQQLRTDVMDAALRQPLSEFDTQPVGQLISRVTNDTEVIRDLYVTVVATVLRSAALIGAMLVAMFSLDWRMALVAMAIFPAVLIVMFIYQRFSTPIVRRVRTYLADINDGFNEVIMGMSVIQQFRQQARFGERMGEASRSHYTARMQTLRLDGFLLRPLLSLFSALVLCGLLMLFGFSAVGTIEVGVLYAFISYLGRLNEPLIELTTQQSMLQQAVVAGERVFELMDRPRQTYGSDVRPLQSGAIAIDNVSFAYRGDRLVLQDISLDIAPRSFVALVGHTGSGKSTLANLLMGYYPLTRGEIRLDGRSLSTLSHSVLRKGVAMVQQDPVVLADTFFANVTLGRDISEAQVWHALETVQLADLARGMPDGIYTRLGEQGNNLSVGQKQLLALARVLVETPQILILDEATANIDSGTEQAIQLALTAIREHTTLVVIAHRLSTIVDADTILVLHRGQAVERGTHQQLLTQQGRYWQMYQLQLAGEELAAVEENETLSA from the coding sequence ATGCATAAGCCTGCTCAATTGTGGCCGACCTTAAAACGCCTGCTCGGCTACGGCAGACCGTGGCGCAAACCGCTTTCGATGGCGGTGGTGATGCTGTGGGTGGCTGCTGCCGCGGAGGTCAGCGGCCCGGCGTTAATCAGCTATTTCATTGATAACATGGTGGCGAAGAACTACATGCCGCTGGGACTGATTGCCGGGCTCGCCAGCGCCTATATTCTGCTGCAACTGTTGGCGGCTGGCCTGCATTACTGGCAGTCATTACTGTTTAACCAGGCCGCCGTCGGGGTTGTTCAGCAACTTCGTACTGACGTGATGGATGCGGCGCTGCGCCAACCGCTTAGCGAGTTTGATACGCAACCAGTCGGTCAGTTGATTTCCCGGGTCACGAACGATACGGAAGTCATCCGCGATTTATACGTTACCGTCGTGGCAACGGTGCTGCGCAGCGCGGCCCTGATTGGCGCTATGCTGGTGGCGATGTTCAGCCTTGACTGGCGCATGGCGCTGGTTGCGATGGCGATATTCCCTGCCGTGCTGATTGTGATGTTCATTTATCAGCGCTTCAGTACGCCTATTGTTCGGCGGGTTCGTACCTATCTCGCGGATATCAACGACGGCTTTAACGAAGTGATCATGGGCATGAGCGTGATCCAGCAGTTTCGTCAGCAGGCGCGATTTGGCGAACGGATGGGCGAGGCCAGCCGTTCGCACTATACGGCGCGTATGCAAACGCTGCGTCTTGACGGCTTCCTGCTGCGGCCATTGCTGAGTCTGTTTTCGGCGCTGGTGCTGTGCGGGCTGTTAATGCTGTTCGGTTTCAGTGCTGTTGGAACCATCGAAGTCGGCGTACTTTACGCCTTTATCAGCTATCTCGGCCGTCTGAACGAACCGTTGATTGAACTCACCACTCAGCAGTCGATGCTGCAGCAGGCAGTGGTCGCGGGTGAGCGCGTCTTTGAGCTCATGGACAGGCCACGCCAGACGTATGGCAGCGACGTACGTCCGCTGCAAAGCGGCGCGATTGCCATAGACAATGTCTCGTTCGCCTATCGCGGCGATCGTCTGGTATTGCAGGACATCTCGCTGGATATTGCGCCGCGGAGCTTCGTGGCGTTGGTGGGCCATACCGGGAGCGGTAAGAGCACGCTGGCGAATTTGCTAATGGGTTACTACCCGCTGACACGTGGTGAGATCCGTCTTGATGGCCGTTCGCTCTCCACCCTGAGCCACAGCGTCCTGCGCAAAGGCGTGGCGATGGTGCAACAGGACCCGGTGGTGTTGGCCGATACATTTTTTGCCAACGTCACGCTGGGGCGGGATATCAGCGAAGCGCAGGTGTGGCATGCGCTGGAAACGGTGCAGCTTGCCGACCTTGCCCGCGGTATGCCAGACGGTATTTATACCCGGCTTGGTGAGCAGGGTAATAATCTGTCGGTGGGGCAAAAACAGCTTCTGGCGCTGGCGAGAGTGTTAGTGGAAACCCCACAAATTCTGATCCTCGATGAAGCCACGGCGAACATTGACTCCGGCACGGAGCAGGCGATCCAACTGGCGCTGACGGCGATCCGCGAGCACACGACGCTGGTGGTGATCGCTCACCGACTTTCTACGATTGTCGATGCTGACACCATTCTGGTTCTGCATCGCGGCCAGGCGGTGGAGCGCGGCACCCATCAGCAGCTGTTGACTCAGCAGGGGCGTTACTGGCAAATGTATCAGCTTCAACTCGCGGGCGAAGAACTGGCGGCCGTGGAAGAAAATGAAACGCTCAGCGCCTGA
- the ybaJ gene encoding putative cytoplasmic protein, producing MDEYSPKRHDIAQLKFLCENLYHDCLLTLGDSNHGWVNDPTSAINLQLNELIEHIASFALNYKIKHDEDNALIEHVDEYLDDTFMLFSNYGISAQDLQKWRKSGNRLFRCFVNVSKANPVSLSF from the coding sequence ATGGACGAATACTCACCAAAACGGCATGATATAGCCCAGCTAAAATTCCTGTGTGAAAATCTCTATCATGACTGCCTGCTAACCCTTGGTGACAGCAATCATGGTTGGGTGAACGATCCAACCTCGGCCATCAACCTGCAGTTAAATGAATTGATTGAGCATATTGCGAGTTTTGCGCTTAATTATAAAATTAAGCATGACGAAGATAATGCATTGATCGAACACGTTGATGAGTATCTTGATGATACCTTCATGCTGTTCAGCAACTATGGTATTAGCGCTCAGGATTTACAGAAATGGCGCAAATCAGGAAACCGTTTGTTTCGATGTTTCGTCAACGTCAGTAAGGCCAACCCAGTGAGCCTATCTTTCTAA
- the rpmJ_2 gene encoding 50S ribosomal protein L36: protein MQVLNSLRSAKQRHPDCQVVRRKGRLYVICKSNPRFKAVQGRKKKR, encoded by the coding sequence ATGCAGGTGTTAAATTCATTAAGAAGCGCGAAACAGCGTCATCCGGATTGCCAGGTCGTCAGACGTAAAGGCCGTTTATACGTGATTTGCAAATCCAACCCACGTTTCAAGGCTGTTCAGGGAAGAAAGAAAAAGCGTTAA
- the ybaO gene encoding putative transcriptional regulator YbaO: protein MIDKIDRKLLSLLQNDCTLSLQALADAVNLTTTPCWKRLKRLEDEGIIQGRVALLDPEKLGLGLTAFVLLKTQHHSSEWYSQFVAVVSQMPEVLGFWRMAGEYDYLMRVQVADMKRFDDFYKRLVNQAPGLSDVTSSFAMEQIKYTTALPLGG from the coding sequence ATGATAGATAAAATTGACCGTAAACTGCTTTCACTGTTGCAGAATGACTGCACACTCTCTTTGCAGGCGTTAGCGGATGCCGTTAATCTGACTACCACGCCCTGCTGGAAACGGCTGAAACGGCTCGAAGATGAGGGGATTATTCAGGGGCGGGTCGCGTTACTCGATCCGGAAAAGCTCGGGCTGGGGCTCACCGCCTTTGTATTACTGAAAACCCAGCATCACAGCAGCGAATGGTACAGCCAGTTCGTGGCGGTGGTATCGCAGATGCCGGAAGTGCTCGGTTTCTGGCGTATGGCGGGGGAATACGACTATTTGATGCGCGTTCAGGTCGCGGATATGAAGCGTTTCGACGATTTTTATAAGCGTCTGGTGAATCAGGCCCCCGGTTTATCGGACGTGACCTCCAGTTTCGCCATGGAACAGATAAAATATACCACGGCCTTGCCGCTCGGCGGTTAG
- the yjcC_1 gene encoding putative signal transduction protein — MRAGNLSQYREGENVYSIFRNRQGNFAVVVWASSHPMNVASRQQLMVWLPVGILLSLVLAALVLRLMKERHSPRFRLMNAIKSRQLTVCYQPIVRLTDRKCVGVEALVRWPQADGSQLTPDIFIPLAEQTGLINALTRLVIDNVFSELGNWLHQQPDFHVSVNLAPGDLHNNDILQLLTEYGQRHQIRPQQIAIEITERGFADPTVTGPVIKQFRAAGHPVYIDDFGTGYSSLSYLQNLDVDVLKIDKAFVDALEYNTVAPHIIDMAKQLHLEMVAEGIETVKQAEWLTSHGVQYGQGWLFSKALNAAELRAWCDNNA; from the coding sequence GTGCGGGCCGGGAACCTGTCGCAATATCGCGAAGGAGAAAACGTTTACTCGATTTTCCGCAACCGACAGGGCAATTTTGCCGTGGTGGTATGGGCATCCAGTCATCCCATGAATGTCGCGAGCCGCCAGCAGTTAATGGTGTGGCTGCCGGTGGGCATTCTCCTTAGCCTGGTACTGGCTGCGCTGGTGCTCCGCTTGATGAAAGAACGGCACTCCCCGCGTTTCCGGCTGATGAACGCCATTAAGTCACGCCAGCTTACGGTGTGTTATCAGCCGATTGTTCGCTTAACTGATCGTAAGTGTGTCGGGGTCGAGGCCCTGGTGCGGTGGCCGCAAGCCGACGGCAGTCAGTTAACACCGGATATTTTTATACCTCTCGCGGAACAAACTGGCCTGATTAACGCCCTTACCCGGCTGGTGATTGATAATGTGTTCAGTGAACTGGGTAACTGGCTGCATCAGCAACCCGATTTTCATGTGTCTGTGAATCTGGCTCCCGGTGACCTTCATAACAACGACATACTTCAGCTGTTGACCGAGTATGGGCAACGCCATCAAATCCGTCCCCAGCAAATCGCCATTGAAATCACCGAGCGCGGATTTGCCGATCCGACAGTCACGGGGCCAGTAATTAAACAATTTCGCGCCGCCGGACACCCGGTCTATATCGATGATTTCGGTACGGGTTACTCCAGCCTCAGTTATTTGCAAAATCTCGACGTAGATGTACTCAAAATCGATAAAGCCTTTGTGGATGCGCTGGAATACAACACCGTGGCGCCGCACATTATTGATATGGCGAAGCAGCTGCATCTTGAGATGGTGGCTGAAGGTATAGAAACCGTTAAGCAGGCGGAATGGCTGACCAGCCATGGCGTTCAGTATGGTCAGGGATGGCTGTTCAGCAAGGCGCTTAACGCAGCTGAATTGCGGGCGTGGTGTGATAATAATGCCTGA
- the ylaC gene encoding inner membrane protein → MYIGWFATLVVMLQSETLAGSVWLLVVLFVLMNGFFFFDVNPRYKYEDIDVLDLRVCYNGEWYNTRYVPDSLIEAILHSPRVEPEKKAQLSTMVSRKGNLSFYDIFSLEKGQKA, encoded by the coding sequence ATGTATATCGGCTGGTTTGCCACGCTGGTTGTGATGCTCCAGTCAGAAACGCTGGCGGGTTCAGTGTGGTTACTGGTCGTGCTGTTTGTTTTAATGAACGGCTTTTTCTTTTTTGACGTCAATCCACGCTATAAGTATGAAGATATCGACGTGCTGGATTTGCGCGTTTGCTATAACGGCGAATGGTACAACACCCGCTATGTGCCGGACTCCTTGATTGAAGCCATCCTGCATTCGCCCCGCGTTGAACCTGAGAAGAAAGCGCAGCTCAGCACGATGGTGAGCCGGAAAGGCAACCTCTCTTTCTACGACATCTTCTCGCTTGAAAAAGGCCAGAAGGCCTAA
- the yjcC_2 gene encoding putative signal transduction protein: MTSKRMISLVTGTMSVAVLLPVVLSIWLARYQAEQRFHQDLSAYSQRINTLASQVIDEAKAALKEINRVDSQTCDRDHLQAMRRVAFTYRYIQEVVFLKGSQALCSSLEQESHIAPFPEPEKISNAGYRDMVYADERPGDRALHDRHEPFRSYGGGRSAFVY; encoded by the coding sequence GTGACATCAAAGCGCATGATTTCTCTGGTCACGGGCACAATGAGTGTGGCGGTGTTATTGCCCGTTGTGCTGAGTATCTGGCTGGCGCGTTACCAGGCAGAACAACGTTTCCATCAGGATTTGTCGGCTTACAGCCAGCGCATCAACACCCTCGCAAGCCAGGTTATTGATGAAGCCAAAGCGGCGTTAAAAGAGATCAATCGCGTGGACAGCCAAACCTGCGATCGGGATCATTTGCAGGCGATGCGCCGAGTGGCTTTCACGTATCGCTATATTCAGGAAGTGGTTTTTCTGAAGGGCTCACAGGCTCTGTGTTCATCACTGGAACAGGAAAGCCATATTGCGCCATTTCCTGAGCCGGAAAAGATCAGTAATGCCGGTTACCGGGATATGGTTTACGCCGACGAACGACCAGGGGATCGAGCACTACATGATCGCCATGAGCCATTCCGATCATATGGTGGTGGTAGATCCGCGTTCGTTTATTGA
- the tesB gene encoding acyl-CoA thioesterase has protein sequence MSQALNNLLALLNLEKIEEGLFRGQSEDLGLRQVFGGQVVGQALYAAKETVPLERLIHSFHSYFLRPGDSEKPIVYDVEVLRDGNSFSARRVAAIQNGKPIFYMTASFQAPEGGFEHQKQMPAAPGPENLKSETVIAREFEHFLPPPVREKFLSDKPLEIRPVEFHNPLKGHVADPSRLVWFRANGTLPADLRVHQYLLGYASDFNFLPVALQPHGVGFLEPGMQVATIDHSMWFHRPFDLNDWLLYSVESTSASSARGFVRGEFYTQDGVLVASTVQEGVMRKRS, from the coding sequence ATGAGTCAGGCGCTTAACAATTTACTGGCACTACTGAATCTTGAAAAAATTGAAGAGGGGCTGTTTCGCGGACAGAGCGAAGATCTCGGGCTACGCCAGGTGTTTGGCGGCCAGGTGGTCGGACAGGCGCTCTATGCCGCTAAAGAGACCGTACCCTTAGAGCGACTGATTCACTCTTTTCACAGCTATTTTCTTCGCCCCGGCGACAGTGAAAAGCCCATTGTTTATGACGTGGAAGTACTGCGTGACGGCAACAGTTTTAGCGCCCGCCGCGTTGCCGCTATTCAAAACGGCAAGCCGATTTTTTATATGACTGCCTCATTCCAGGCGCCGGAAGGCGGTTTCGAGCATCAAAAACAGATGCCTGCCGCGCCGGGTCCGGAAAACCTGAAATCAGAAACGGTCATTGCCCGCGAGTTTGAACATTTCCTGCCGCCGCCGGTGCGGGAGAAATTTCTCTCTGACAAACCGCTGGAAATTCGCCCGGTAGAGTTCCATAACCCGTTAAAAGGTCATGTGGCCGATCCGTCGCGCCTGGTGTGGTTCCGGGCTAACGGCACCCTGCCCGCCGATTTGCGTGTACATCAGTATTTGCTGGGTTACGCGTCTGACTTCAATTTCCTGCCTGTGGCGCTTCAACCGCACGGTGTAGGCTTTCTTGAGCCAGGCATGCAGGTCGCGACAATTGACCATTCTATGTGGTTCCACCGTCCGTTCGATTTAAACGACTGGCTGCTTTACAGCGTGGAAAGCACTTCCGCCTCCAGCGCGCGCGGATTTGTTCGAGGCGAGTTCTATACCCAGGATGGGGTGTTGGTGGCGTCGACGGTACAGGAAGGTGTGATGCGTAAGCGCAGTTAA